AAGATAATTCGGGAGACGCGTCGAAAGCTTAAAGACAAAGGGGGTAATCAGTAAGGTAATGGCCGTCGTTCCCACCATCAAGCCATATAACCGAGGAGAGAACAGATCCAGATCCACGGCGACACCCGCGAGCACAAAGGAAAACTCACCGATTTGATTAATCCCTAGACCCACTTTGAGGGCAGTGCTAAAGCCATAGCCAAAGATCACAACTAAGGTCGTGACGATCAGGGCCTTACCCACCATCACAATCGCCACCAAACTGAGCAGAGTCCCCAAATTTTCAACCAAAAACACGGGGTCAATCAGCATACCAATGGAGGCGAAAAACAAGGTGGCGAAGACATCCCGCATGGGCAAAATACTTTGCAAGGCATGGTCTGCATATTCCACCTGAGACACCATCAAACCTGCCACAAATGCCCCCATTTCAATGCCTAAGCCCATGGAGGCTGTGGCCAAGGCAACCCCCATGCAGAGGGCAACCACGCTCAGTACAAACAGTTCTTGCGACCCCGTCTGGGCCACCTTTTTCATCAGAGTCGGGACAATTTTCAGTCCGGCAACAACCGCTAATAGAAAAAACAAGGCGGTTTTGAGTACAGCGACCAGCAAGGCTTGGCCAATAGTGGCGGCTGGTTGGGTCAATATCGGCAACACCGCCAGCATCAGTCCCAAACTCAGATCCTGAATAATCAGAATTCCCAGCATGACTTGGCCATGCATCGTCTGCATTTCATTGCGCTCAATTAGGCTTTTGAGCACAACAGCCGTTGATGATAGGGAAAGCACCGCTCCCAGAAAAATCGCTTGGGGCAAGGTGTCTACCCAGTGGGTAAAGTAGGCCAATCCACCCCCCAAAAGGGTAGTGAGTAGGACTTGCAGGGTGCCGCCTCCCAAGGCAATTTTGCGGACTTTTAAAAGATTGCTAAAGGAAAACTCTACTCCCAGAGCAAAGAGCAGCAGCACCACTCCCATCTCTGCGAAAAAGTTAATAGCGCCTTCAGCTTTAACGATTTCTAAGCCAGATGGACCTACGGCTAGCCCCGCTAGTAAATAGCCTAATAAGGCCGGTTGTCCAAGTCGAGTGGTGAGATAGCCACCAACAGCAGCAGTGCCTAAAACCGCTACCATATCGACAATAAGAGAAAGTTCTGCAGCCATAGGTCACTCTCTGAAGACAGGCTACTCTAACATCAATCCAGCAGTCTGCAATGTCTGTAAGATGCAAGCAACACCGTTAATATACAATTCTGCACACGCAATCGAGCTGTCTTTGCCTTGATCGGAGGTCCATGAAAATCTTAGTCGGCAATGATGATGGTATTTTTGCCCCTGGCGTGCGGGCCTTAGCCAATACTCTAGCCCTGGACCATGAGGTCACCGTCGTTTGCCCAGATCGAGAACGCTCAGCCACCGGGCATGGGCTAACGATTCATCAGCCCATTCGCGCAGAAAAAGTCCAATCCATGTTTGTGGATCAGGTGACCGCCTGGGCCTGTTCCGGCACCCCTGCTGACTGTATCAAGTTGGCTCTGGGAGCACTCCTAGAGAGTCCACCGGATTTTGTATTGTCGGGGATTAATCAAGGTCCCAACTTGGGCACAGACGTGCTGTACTCGGGTACTGTCTCAGCAGCAATGGAAGGGGTCATTGAAGGGATTACGAGTATTGCCTTTAGCTATGGCAGCTTTACTGAACAGCAGTTTCAGCCAGCAGCAAACTTCGGTAAGCAGCTATTAGATCACCTGATTCAGCATCCTTTATCTGAGCCGATGTTGCTGAATGTGAATGTCCCCGCTTTGCCTGCGAACCAGATTCAGGGGGTGGCGCTCACTCGGCAGGGCATTCGTCGTTACCATGACCTATTCGAGAAACGCATTGATCCGAGAGGGAAAACGTATTATTGGCTGGCGGGAGAAGTGATGGAAGATTTGGAAGGTGGAAGTGCCGATCTAGATATCCTCACTGATGTTCAGGCGATCCGTCAACGACTGATTGCCATCACACCTTTGCAATATAATCTCACTGCAACCCATAGCCTCAACCCCCTACTGAACTGGCTTACACCTCTTCAGAGACGATAATTCGTGATTTGATCACACGAATTGTTCTTATTTGGGCTAAAATTCACAGAAACCCGCAGAAGTTTCACTGCTTCGATATGATTGGACTAACGGCCGATTCGGTCCAGGCCATCCGCAAGCCATTTATGCAAGAAAAGCTTACCGTTCGCTTTTGGGGCGTCAGGGGCAGTATTGCTTGTCCAGGGCTACACACCGTTCGTTACGGTGGCAATACTCCCTGTGTGGAAGTGCAAGCCGGACACCATAAGTTCATTTTTGACGGCGGTACAGGACTTAGAGTCCTCGGACAAGAGCTGCTCAAACATCTGCCCATCGAAGCCCATCTCTTGTTTTCCCATACCCATTGGGATCATATTCAAGGGTTTCCATTTTTTTCTCCAGCCTTTATGCCGGGCAATCGTTTCCATATTTACGGCACCAAAGCATCTGATGGTAAGAACATCGAAAAACGCTTAACGGATCAGATGCTGCATCCCAATTTCCCCGTACCGCTGCAAATTATGGGGGGAAGTCTAAATTTTCATGATTTAGAAGTGGGCCAGACGATAGACGTCGAAGATATTACCATCCGCAATGCCATCCTCAATCACCCCGGTGGGTCGGTGGGCTATCGGCTAGAGTGGCAGGGGTTGACGGTGAGCTATGTCACCGATACTGAGCATTTTCCCGAGGCCTTAGATCCCAATGTATTGGCCTTAGCCGATCAAGCCCATGTATTGATTTACGACGCCACCTATACCGATGCTGAGTATCATGAATCGGGGAATAGCAAGGTGGGTTGGGGACATTCCACCTGGCAAGAAGCAATTAAAATTGCGCAAGCGGCGAAGGTTGATCAGCTCGTGCTATTCCACCATGATCCGCTCCACCATGATGTTTTCTTGGATGATATCGGGCGTCAAGCGGGCCATCGATTTAATAATGCCATTATTGCCCAAGAAGGCTTAAGCATCACCCTGACACCGAATGGTCAATCATCTTTGCAGTATGCCGAACTGGGTCGTGCCATTTCTTCCGTGCATGATTAAGTGGACGGTCCTAAACTGTGTCAAAATTTGACTTGTGTGGGTTACTTCATCATTAGAGACAGTTCGAACGCCAACGGTAGTCGCCCTTGGTAACTTTGATGGCATTCATCAAGGACATTGCCAGGTCATTCAATCTTTGCTGTCTGCCCGTTCAGGCCAAGCACACCCCGCTGAAGTAACGGTGGTTGCTTTTAACCCTCACCCCCAAGCTTTCTTCTCGGGTCAAGATCAGCCTCTGCTCACGCCACTGCCTGAGAAAGTAAAGTTGCTAGAGGATTTAGGGGTTGATCAGTTGGTGCTGATTCCCTTTGACCAAGCGTTAGCCAATCTCAGCCCCCAAGCCTTTGTAGAAGGTATTTTAGTCGCCAAGCTCCAGGCGCAATATATCAGCGTCGGGTTTAATTTCTTTTTTGGCTATAAGCGAGCAGGGACAGCCCAAGATTTGGTTGCGATCGCAGGTCAGCATCAAATCCCCGTCTCCATCACTGAACCCCAAACGAACGGTTCAGAGCCGATTAGCAGCTCTGCCATCCGCGAAGCATTACTCCAAGGAAACTTGGACAAAGCCCACCAAATGTTGGGACGGGCCTATGACCTGGCTGGGCCAGTGGTCACGGGCCAGCAGTTAGGACGGACCTTAGGCTTTCCCACAGCGAATTTGCAAGTGCCCATGGATAAATTTTGTCCACGCACCGGGGTGTATAGCGTTAGCGTCACCAGCGAACTCTGGTCTCAACCCCAACGCGGGGTGATGAACTGGGGCTGCCGACCCACGGTAGACGGTCAGCAACCGAGCTTAGAAGTGCATCTGCTCGATTGGTCAGGGGATCTATATGGGCATACTTTGACTGTGCATTTGCAGCAATTTCTGCGATCGGAACAAAAATTCGCCTCTTTAGAGACTCTCAAAGCCCAAATTCAGGCCGATTGTGAGATAGCTCGGGCGTCCCTCGCAGCGGTTGTCTAACCCATCCAGTTAGGTAGCTATGGTGAATACCCTTACCAGTGTCAGGCCCCAAGTTAAGCGACTGCAAGATAACCTCGGGACCACCATTGTTGGTAAACATGAGGCCATTCAGTTGGTGCTAGTGGCACTACTGGCCGGAGGACATGCTCTGTTAGAAGATGTGCCTGGAGTAGGTAAAACCTTGCTGGCTAAGTCTTTAGCCCGCTCCATTGATGGTCAGTTTCATCGAATTCAATGCACGCCAGATTTGCTGCCGAGTGATTTAACCGGGACCAATATTTGGAATCCCCAAGAAGGAAAATTTGAGTTTCTAGCCGGTCCAATTTTTGCCAATGTGCTGCTCACGGATGAAATTAACCGGGCCACTCCCCGGACTCAGTCTGCTCTGCTAGAAGTGATGGAAGAGGCCCAAGTCACCATTGATGGGGTGTCTCATCCCGTCCTCGATCCGTTTTTTGTGATTGCGACCCAAAACCCTGTTGAATATCAAGGCACGTTTCCTTTACCCGAAGCCCAGCTGGATCGGTTTGCCTTGGCTTTGAGTTTGGGCTATCCCTCAGAAGCAGAAGAACTGCAAATGCTAGAGCGTTTGAAGTCTGGCAAATCTTTTCAGAAATTACAGCCCTGCATTACCTTGGCTGAGGTCAAACAGCTCCAGCAAGACTGTCTAGCCATTCAAGTAGAATCTTCAGTCCAGCGCTATATCTTGGCGTTGGTGCGCGCCACGCGGGAGCATGATGATATTACTCTAGGTATCAGTCCTAGAGGGACGGTGACTCTCCAGCGAGCTAGTCAAGCCCTAGCGCTAATAAACGGACGAGATTACGTGCTGCCAGATGATGTAAAGTTCCTGGCTCCCCACGTACTTCGCCATCGCCTCATCCCTGCTGCCGGACATTCTGCCCAAGGGATTGTCGAGCAGTTACTGAATGCGATCGCAATTCCCTAACCGTCTCTCTTTATTTCAACTTCAATCCATCGGGCACCCTTCTTGGAACCGCCCAGAATAAGTCTGCGTCAGAGAGAATAGCATCTCGATATGTGCAGTCCGATGATTCTCGCGGGTTTACCAAGCTTGATTCATCCTTAAGTCAGCGCACAATCGATCCCCCAGCATTCTATAAGTGGGGATAGATGCCTTTGCCAAAAGCTATCCATCCCATCGATTTCAGGATTGGTGGTTCGTGATTTGGTGAAATTTGGACGTTATTTTTCCTCCCTCCTCTGCTGCCCCTATGACAAAGAAATTTTCTTGGTTGCATCTTGCGCTCTGTTCCCTGGCCCTACCCCTTAGCCTCAGTGCCTCGCCTGCGCAAGCACAAGTGCCGGGGTTCTGCCATTCCCCGCCGGGTGAGGCCAAAGCCAAACTCAAACTCCTGCGGGCATCCATTGCAGGAGATGCGGCTGCTCAGCAAGCCTACAACCAACAAGTTGCTGCAGATGCTCGCCAACTCCAACAATGCCGATCCCGCAATTGGCCTCAGAATCAGGCAATTTGGCTGCGGTTGCATGAGTGTGACCTAGAACCTGGTGTCCTCGACACCCTCCTGGACCGGATTGTCAGTCGAGGCTATAACCAAGTCTATGTGGAGGTGTTTTATAACGGTCGGGTACTTCTACCGTCTGCCAATAACCCGACCACTTGGGCTTCAGAGATTCGCAACCCCAAGTATGCCAAGCGTGATCTGCTGGCAGAGGCGATTAAAAAAGGGCGGGCCAGGGGGCTGAAGGTCTATGCCTGGATGTTTAGCCTCAATTACGGCCATCAATATGGACAACGGAGCGATCGCAACTCTGTATTGGCCCGTAACGGCAAAGGCAAAACCAGTCTGACCCTGTTGGACTATGCTGACCCCAATATCAATCTCGACAATGGCGATATTGATCGGGCCTTTGTCGATCCCTATAGCGCCCAGGCCCGCCAAGACTATGCCCGCATGCTGCAAGCGATATTACAGCGCAAACCCGATGGCGTCCTGTTTGACTATATTCGCTATCCTCGGCAAACCGGAGGGGCTTCAGTCAGCAGTAAACTCAGCGATCTATGGATTTTTGGTAATTCGTCCCGTCAATCCTTGATTAATCGGGCCACTAACAAAAAGGGACAGGCTGTGATTCAACATTATCTGCAACAGGGTTCGATTTCTGCAGGCACGTTAAAAAGTTTTGATACGCAATATCCCAAGGAGAAAGCAGCTCTTTGGCAAGGGCGCAGTATTCCTAAAGGCAAACTTCCCTCAGTCGGTATCCGGACTACTCGCTTGAATCGGGATTTGTGGTTGTTGAGTGTCGCCCATGCATACCAAGGGGTTGTGGATTACCTCTCGATTTTTGCCACCACCTCTATGCGTCAAGGCGTTCCTGCCGGGGCCGCCTTTTTCCCAGATGCGAACCGTAAGGTAGGTAAAGGCTATGACTCTAGAATGCAGCCCTGGCATCGGTTTCCTAAAAATATTGAATGGCATGCCATGTCCTACGGCACCTGTGGTGATACGAGCTGTATTGTTCAACAGGTGCAGCGGGTCTTACAGCGATCATCAGGAGCTCAGGTGAAGCCTGTGATTGCAGGGCGATGGGGCCAAATCTACCGCAACCGTCCTTCCTTAGAGGCCCAAATGTCGGCTATTCGCCGGGTTGCCCCCCAAGTTCGGACCGTCAGCCACTTTGATTTTTCATGGCAAGATCCACAGTTTGCCAATGCCCGCCGTTCTTGTCGGGTGACCTTGCTGCCAGAAGAGGATAGTTTACAGTCCTCTAGGGTTCCCTAGCCAGAGGTAGAACCAAAGAAGAGAGTTGGCCAGATGTAAGGATAAGTATATCCACATTTCAGGACCAGCAATGTCGGCATTGACCTGCCCTAGCGGTCGTACTCAAAACATTATCAATCCATCATGGCAAGCAAAGCCACCCATGTAAAACCTGTGGCCGTCAGTTTGTGGAAGCCCCTCAGCAACAGCGACTTGACTCATCCACTAAAAACCTGATCGATCAGCTATTGAGTAGGAGCGTAAAAATCTGTTAGCAGCCCCTTAGACCAACCAGAGTCTTATGGGTTCTGATTGATTATCCTAGATATAGACAACGCATGCAGATAACCAATATGGACCATCAACAACCCATTCAAGTGATTGGGGGAGGCTTAGCAGGGACTGAAGCAGCTTGGCAAATTGCCCAAGCAGGATGGCCCGTAATTTTGCATGAGATGCGCTCTGTAGAGGAAGAACGGCTGACGCCCGCTCACCATACGGATCAGCTAGCTGAGTTAGTCTGCAGTAATTCTTTTGGTGCACAATCTAGCGATCGCGCCGCCGGATTGCTCCATGCCGAACTGCGTCAGCTTGGCTCCATCATTATTAGCAAAGCCGATGAACATCAAGTTCCTGCCGGAGGAGCCTTAGCAGTCGATCGAGGCGTTTTTAGTCGCAATCTGACCGAAACGTTAGCGGAGCATCCCTGTGTCGAATTGCGTCGGGGCGAAGTGCCCGCCTTACCCGCAGACGGCATTGTGGTGTTGACTTCTGGGCCATTGACCAGTGCGGCTTTAACGGAGAGTTTGCATCAATTTACGGGGCAAGATTATCTCAGCTTTTTTGATGCCGCTAGCCCTATCATCGTGGGCGAATCCATTAATCGAGACGTGGCATTCCTGGCCTCTCGCTACGACCGAGGCGAAGCGGCCTATCTCAACTGCCCCATGAATCGGGAGCAATATTTAGCCTTTTTGCAGGCTATTTGTGCAGCAGAACAAGCTGAACTCAAGGATTTTGACAAAGAGACCGCTAAGTTTTTCGAGGGTTGTTTACCTATTGAAGAGATGGCACGCCGGGGGGAAGATACGATGCGCTATGGTCCTCTCAAGCCTGTGGGCTTATTCGATAACGACCGCTACGGCGATTTTCGTGCCCCTGAGAACCAGCAATACCGTCCTTATGCGGTAGCTCAACTCCGTCAGGAAGATAAAGCTGGAAAACTCTGGAATTTAGTGGGTTTCCAGACTAACTTGCGCTGGGGCGAACAAAAGCGAGTATTTCAAATGATTCCGGGGCTGGAGGCAGCGGAATTTGTGCGCATGGGCGTCATGCATCGCAATACGTTTATCAATGCTCCTGAGTTGCTGTATCCCACCTTGCAGTTTAAGCAACGGCCTACTTTGCTAGCAGCAGGACAGTTGATCGGTACAGAAGGCTATACAGCAGCGACGGCTGGGGGCTGGTTAGCCGGGACGAATGCAGTGCGGTTGGCCCAAGGCTTGGAACCTGTAGTGCTACCAACGACCACCATGAGTGGTTCTCTGTTTGAGTTCATTAGCTCAGCAACACCAAAGCATTTTCAGCCGATGCCACCCAACTTTGGCATTATTCCTGATCTGCCCCAGCGGGTTCGGAATAAGCGGGAACGCTATGGGGTCTATCGCGATCGCGCGCTGGCAGATTTAACGGATTGGATCACGGAACCTGCTGTTTATCGTCAAATAATGGCTCAGACAACCGTTTAAGTCTGAGGATCTAAGTTGTCAGAAGTAGGGGGCATTCTTTTGGGTATCTGGCTGCGGGGGTATTCCTTGCCATGTCGGAAAAT
The Acaryochloris marina S15 genome window above contains:
- a CDS encoding MBL fold metallo-hydrolase; translated protein: MIGLTADSVQAIRKPFMQEKLTVRFWGVRGSIACPGLHTVRYGGNTPCVEVQAGHHKFIFDGGTGLRVLGQELLKHLPIEAHLLFSHTHWDHIQGFPFFSPAFMPGNRFHIYGTKASDGKNIEKRLTDQMLHPNFPVPLQIMGGSLNFHDLEVGQTIDVEDITIRNAILNHPGGSVGYRLEWQGLTVSYVTDTEHFPEALDPNVLALADQAHVLIYDATYTDAEYHESGNSKVGWGHSTWQEAIKIAQAAKVDQLVLFHHDPLHHDVFLDDIGRQAGHRFNNAIIAQEGLSITLTPNGQSSLQYAELGRAISSVHD
- the trmFO gene encoding FADH(2)-oxidizing methylenetetrahydrofolate--tRNA-(uracil(54)-C(5))-methyltransferase TrmFO, with translation MDHQQPIQVIGGGLAGTEAAWQIAQAGWPVILHEMRSVEEERLTPAHHTDQLAELVCSNSFGAQSSDRAAGLLHAELRQLGSIIISKADEHQVPAGGALAVDRGVFSRNLTETLAEHPCVELRRGEVPALPADGIVVLTSGPLTSAALTESLHQFTGQDYLSFFDAASPIIVGESINRDVAFLASRYDRGEAAYLNCPMNREQYLAFLQAICAAEQAELKDFDKETAKFFEGCLPIEEMARRGEDTMRYGPLKPVGLFDNDRYGDFRAPENQQYRPYAVAQLRQEDKAGKLWNLVGFQTNLRWGEQKRVFQMIPGLEAAEFVRMGVMHRNTFINAPELLYPTLQFKQRPTLLAAGQLIGTEGYTAATAGGWLAGTNAVRLAQGLEPVVLPTTTMSGSLFEFISSATPKHFQPMPPNFGIIPDLPQRVRNKRERYGVYRDRALADLTDWITEPAVYRQIMAQTTV
- a CDS encoding cation:proton antiporter; translated protein: MAAELSLIVDMVAVLGTAAVGGYLTTRLGQPALLGYLLAGLAVGPSGLEIVKAEGAINFFAEMGVVLLLFALGVEFSFSNLLKVRKIALGGGTLQVLLTTLLGGGLAYFTHWVDTLPQAIFLGAVLSLSSTAVVLKSLIERNEMQTMHGQVMLGILIIQDLSLGLMLAVLPILTQPAATIGQALLVAVLKTALFFLLAVVAGLKIVPTLMKKVAQTGSQELFVLSVVALCMGVALATASMGLGIEMGAFVAGLMVSQVEYADHALQSILPMRDVFATLFFASIGMLIDPVFLVENLGTLLSLVAIVMVGKALIVTTLVVIFGYGFSTALKVGLGINQIGEFSFVLAGVAVDLDLFSPRLYGLMVGTTAITLLITPFVFKLSTRLPNYLERIPGIGRWFIYTQRPKEVAIPDGLAGHCVVAGYGRVGQTLVRMLRSQEHPVLVIENNEATLQTLRDQKIPYLFGDASSELVLRKSKLDRARVLAIALPDPLATRLTLKRALSMVPGLDVTVRAHAIQEIDVLYQLGAKEVVQPEFEASLEMGAHVLLNLGDPIQQVQTIANTYRAGHYREIVPKQLGDRVPPELGKVVEGLEGRWYTLKPNSPFINQTISQTQIRSRTGATIMAVRRGQRIFRYPHAFTLLETGDRLLLVGSPHERRAFENLLSQAIP
- the surE gene encoding 5'/3'-nucleotidase SurE, coding for MKILVGNDDGIFAPGVRALANTLALDHEVTVVCPDRERSATGHGLTIHQPIRAEKVQSMFVDQVTAWACSGTPADCIKLALGALLESPPDFVLSGINQGPNLGTDVLYSGTVSAAMEGVIEGITSIAFSYGSFTEQQFQPAANFGKQLLDHLIQHPLSEPMLLNVNVPALPANQIQGVALTRQGIRRYHDLFEKRIDPRGKTYYWLAGEVMEDLEGGSADLDILTDVQAIRQRLIAITPLQYNLTATHSLNPLLNWLTPLQRR
- a CDS encoding MoxR family ATPase translates to MVNTLTSVRPQVKRLQDNLGTTIVGKHEAIQLVLVALLAGGHALLEDVPGVGKTLLAKSLARSIDGQFHRIQCTPDLLPSDLTGTNIWNPQEGKFEFLAGPIFANVLLTDEINRATPRTQSALLEVMEEAQVTIDGVSHPVLDPFFVIATQNPVEYQGTFPLPEAQLDRFALALSLGYPSEAEELQMLERLKSGKSFQKLQPCITLAEVKQLQQDCLAIQVESSVQRYILALVRATREHDDITLGISPRGTVTLQRASQALALINGRDYVLPDDVKFLAPHVLRHRLIPAAGHSAQGIVEQLLNAIAIP
- a CDS encoding bifunctional riboflavin kinase/FAD synthetase; this encodes MWVTSSLETVRTPTVVALGNFDGIHQGHCQVIQSLLSARSGQAHPAEVTVVAFNPHPQAFFSGQDQPLLTPLPEKVKLLEDLGVDQLVLIPFDQALANLSPQAFVEGILVAKLQAQYISVGFNFFFGYKRAGTAQDLVAIAGQHQIPVSITEPQTNGSEPISSSAIREALLQGNLDKAHQMLGRAYDLAGPVVTGQQLGRTLGFPTANLQVPMDKFCPRTGVYSVSVTSELWSQPQRGVMNWGCRPTVDGQQPSLEVHLLDWSGDLYGHTLTVHLQQFLRSEQKFASLETLKAQIQADCEIARASLAAVV
- a CDS encoding family 10 glycosylhydrolase; translated protein: MTKKFSWLHLALCSLALPLSLSASPAQAQVPGFCHSPPGEAKAKLKLLRASIAGDAAAQQAYNQQVAADARQLQQCRSRNWPQNQAIWLRLHECDLEPGVLDTLLDRIVSRGYNQVYVEVFYNGRVLLPSANNPTTWASEIRNPKYAKRDLLAEAIKKGRARGLKVYAWMFSLNYGHQYGQRSDRNSVLARNGKGKTSLTLLDYADPNINLDNGDIDRAFVDPYSAQARQDYARMLQAILQRKPDGVLFDYIRYPRQTGGASVSSKLSDLWIFGNSSRQSLINRATNKKGQAVIQHYLQQGSISAGTLKSFDTQYPKEKAALWQGRSIPKGKLPSVGIRTTRLNRDLWLLSVAHAYQGVVDYLSIFATTSMRQGVPAGAAFFPDANRKVGKGYDSRMQPWHRFPKNIEWHAMSYGTCGDTSCIVQQVQRVLQRSSGAQVKPVIAGRWGQIYRNRPSLEAQMSAIRRVAPQVRTVSHFDFSWQDPQFANARRSCRVTLLPEEDSLQSSRVP